A stretch of Gammaproteobacteria bacterium DNA encodes these proteins:
- a CDS encoding carotenoid oxygenase family protein has protein sequence MNARLLDPDAPFGDAHGPMLCGSFAPIFEEQVLDALPVEGQIPADLNGVYLRNGPNPRFEPNGNYHPFDGDGMLHAAHFDRGRVTYRNKWVRTDAWLEEERTGGSPFWGIMSTLKGRRDLRLKDSANTDVIAHAGHAVASWYMAGEAYHVDPVTLETLGKADYVKGLGNGFSAHPKVDEHSGEMMFFDYWHEQPFMSHGVVNAEGRLTHHEPIELPGARLPHDMAITEHYSILHDLPLFHDDEAYRAGRHKLCFHSELPTRFGVLPRYGAGSEIRWFEFSPCFLYHTVNAWEEGDEIVMVACRFLPAETRNGRIDEARTAHMIATLMMDARLWRYRINLRTGATREECLDPEHNIEFPTMNSRMTGRRTQWGYLVDHDPNILRWTGIRKYNTDSGTCVAAWSDGHDHCWYSEPWFAPADNARSEDHGYVVSFVWNDRERSQQLQIFDALDIGKGPVARVRMPQRIPAGFHACWVKPEQIAVR, from the coding sequence ATGAATGCTCGCCTGCTCGATCCAGACGCCCCGTTTGGCGATGCCCACGGCCCCATGCTCTGCGGCAGCTTTGCTCCGATATTCGAGGAGCAGGTGCTGGATGCACTGCCCGTCGAAGGACAGATTCCGGCAGATCTGAACGGCGTCTACCTGCGCAACGGCCCCAACCCGCGTTTCGAGCCAAACGGCAATTACCACCCCTTCGACGGCGACGGCATGCTGCACGCCGCGCACTTCGACCGCGGCCGCGTGACCTACCGCAACAAGTGGGTGCGCACCGATGCCTGGCTCGAGGAGGAGCGCACCGGCGGCTCGCCGTTCTGGGGCATCATGAGTACCCTGAAGGGGCGCCGCGATCTGCGGCTCAAGGACAGCGCCAATACCGATGTGATTGCCCACGCCGGCCACGCGGTGGCGTCGTGGTACATGGCGGGCGAGGCCTACCATGTCGATCCGGTCACGCTCGAAACGCTGGGCAAGGCGGATTATGTGAAAGGGCTGGGCAATGGTTTCTCGGCCCACCCCAAGGTCGACGAGCACAGCGGCGAGATGATGTTCTTCGATTACTGGCACGAGCAGCCCTTCATGAGCCACGGCGTGGTGAATGCCGAGGGCAGGCTGACCCACCACGAGCCCATCGAATTGCCCGGCGCACGCCTGCCCCATGACATGGCGATCACCGAACACTACTCGATCCTGCACGATCTGCCGCTGTTCCACGACGACGAGGCCTACCGTGCCGGGCGCCACAAGCTGTGCTTTCACAGCGAGCTGCCGACACGTTTCGGGGTACTCCCGCGCTACGGCGCCGGCAGCGAAATCCGCTGGTTCGAATTCTCGCCCTGCTTCCTGTACCACACGGTCAATGCGTGGGAGGAAGGCGACGAGATCGTGATGGTCGCGTGCCGCTTTCTGCCGGCCGAGACCCGTAACGGGCGCATCGACGAGGCACGCACCGCGCACATGATCGCCACGCTGATGATGGATGCGCGCCTGTGGCGCTACCGCATCAACCTCAGGACCGGCGCCACTCGCGAGGAATGCCTGGACCCGGAGCACAATATCGAATTCCCGACCATGAACAGCCGCATGACCGGGCGCCGCACGCAATGGGGCTACCTGGTCGACCATGATCCGAACATCCTGCGCTGGACCGGGATCCGCAAGTACAACACCGACAGCGGGACCTGCGTGGCCGCCTGGAGCGATGGACACGATCACTGCTGGTACAGCGAACCGTGGTTTGCGCCGGCCGACAACGCCCGCTCCGAGGACCATGGCTACGTGGTGAGTTTCGTGTGGAACGACCGCGAACGCAGCCAGCAATTGCAGATCTTCGATGCGCTCGATATCGGCAAGGGGCCGGTCGCGCGGGTACGGATGCCGCAGCGTATTCCGGCGGGATTTCATGCCTGCTGGGTAAAGCCGGAGCAGATCGCCGTGCGCTGA
- the paaN gene encoding phenylacetic acid degradation protein PaaN, whose protein sequence is MSNWFEKHVAVLDKALDACARRYSWTAYPESPSSRIHGAELPALGRQHFDALLGSRFELPMAGQRGWVGAEVSPFTRESLGISYPLPDIDAVFAAARAALPGWRDAGVRERVGICLEMLSRWGDPLALFVNAHATMHTAGQSYIMAFAGCGANALDRGLEALAYAWKAMADVPETAHWERGFGGPETAGLEKHYRIMPRGTAVVVSCATFPQWNGYPALMANLATGNPVVLKPHPNAILPVALLVRSGRELLAEAGYDPNLLSMVADDPAAQSTLELLRHPDTAIIDFTGSARFGKWIEQNCRHAQVYTETAGCNSVLLESTADLAATAKAIAHSLCQASAQMCTSVQNIYIPAGGVRVGESSASFDEICTALHEAVDNHIADPANAAFLCGALVNDAVADTLAAMREAGRRTGRIRRDSAPYAHPDFPRARTATPLMIEIDCGAHELYGEERFGPVSFLIRAADRDAALADATQLVRERGAITTHVYSIDEVFLARAVDAFQIAGASVACNLHRMPINFAAAYSDFHVTGMTPAGTACLTDLAFVSNRFRIVQSKRPVGK, encoded by the coding sequence ATGAGCAACTGGTTCGAGAAGCATGTGGCGGTGCTCGACAAGGCGCTGGACGCCTGCGCCCGGCGCTATTCATGGACGGCGTATCCGGAATCGCCGAGTTCGCGGATTCATGGTGCGGAGCTTCCGGCGCTCGGCCGGCAACACTTCGATGCGCTGCTGGGGTCGCGTTTCGAGCTGCCGATGGCGGGGCAGCGGGGCTGGGTCGGAGCCGAGGTCTCGCCGTTCACGCGCGAGTCGCTTGGCATCAGCTACCCGCTGCCTGACATCGATGCGGTGTTCGCGGCAGCGCGCGCGGCGCTGCCCGGGTGGCGTGATGCCGGGGTGCGCGAGCGCGTGGGTATCTGCCTCGAGATGCTGAGCCGCTGGGGCGATCCGCTGGCACTGTTCGTGAATGCCCATGCGACGATGCACACTGCCGGGCAGAGCTACATCATGGCGTTCGCGGGATGTGGCGCGAATGCCCTCGATCGCGGCTTGGAAGCGCTCGCGTATGCCTGGAAGGCGATGGCCGATGTGCCGGAGACTGCGCACTGGGAACGCGGGTTCGGCGGACCCGAAACGGCAGGCCTCGAGAAGCATTACCGGATCATGCCGCGCGGCACCGCCGTGGTGGTGAGCTGTGCCACGTTTCCGCAGTGGAACGGATACCCGGCGCTGATGGCCAACCTGGCGACGGGCAATCCGGTGGTACTGAAGCCGCACCCGAACGCGATTCTGCCGGTTGCGTTGCTGGTCAGGAGCGGGCGCGAATTGCTGGCCGAGGCCGGCTACGATCCGAATCTGCTGAGCATGGTCGCGGACGATCCTGCGGCCCAATCGACGCTGGAACTGTTGCGCCATCCGGATACCGCGATCATCGACTTCACCGGCTCGGCACGCTTTGGCAAATGGATCGAGCAGAACTGCCGCCACGCCCAGGTCTACACCGAAACCGCCGGCTGCAACTCGGTGCTGCTCGAATCGACCGCAGATCTCGCTGCGACCGCGAAGGCCATTGCGCACTCTCTCTGCCAGGCGTCCGCGCAGATGTGCACCAGTGTGCAGAATATCTATATCCCTGCCGGGGGCGTGCGGGTCGGCGAATCGAGCGCGTCCTTCGACGAAATCTGCACGGCGCTGCACGAGGCAGTCGACAACCATATCGCGGATCCCGCCAACGCCGCGTTCCTGTGCGGAGCGCTGGTGAACGACGCCGTGGCCGACACGCTTGCCGCGATGCGCGAGGCCGGCCGGCGAACGGGCCGCATCCGGCGCGACTCCGCCCCCTATGCCCACCCCGATTTCCCCCGGGCACGAACTGCCACGCCGCTGATGATCGAGATCGATTGCGGTGCCCATGAGCTGTATGGTGAAGAGCGCTTCGGCCCGGTTTCGTTCCTGATCCGCGCCGCCGACCGTGACGCCGCGCTCGCCGATGCGACGCAACTGGTGCGCGAGCGCGGTGCGATCACCACGCATGTGTACTCGATCGACGAGGTGTTCCTGGCGCGTGCGGTCGATGCCTTTCAGATCGCCGGCGCCTCGGTGGCCTGCAACCTGCATCGCATGCCGATAAACTTTGCCGCGGCCTACAGCGATTTTCACGTGACCGGCATGACCCCGGCGGGAACCGCCTGCCTGACCGACCTCGCGTTCGTGAGCAACCGGTTCCGGATCGTGCAGTCGAAGAGGCCGGTCGGGAAGTGA